The Candidatus Tumulicola sp. region TCGTCGCTTGTGGCATCCTGGTCTATAACGCGCTGATGGCGGCCGACAAACTATCGCGCGAAGACGGTATCGAGTGCCGCGTCGTCAATAACCACACGATCAAACCGATGGATGACGCTGCGATCGTCGCTGCGGCACGCGATTGCGGCGCGATCGTCACCGTCGAAGAACATCAAAAACACGCCGGCATGGGCTCGCGCGTCGCGGAAATCGTCGCGCAGAGTCATCCGGTTCCGATCGAGTTCATCGGGGTCGACGACCGGTTCGGCCAATCCGGCGATCCGCTGGAGCTGATCGAGTATTACGGAATGGGCATCGACGCAATCGTCGACGCCGTTCGGAAAGTCGCTAAGCGAAAGGCGTAGCGAAGGGCGTTTTCGGATTTGGGCCATAGCGGTTTTCGCCGGGCTGACCGTCCTCGACGAGGAAGACGAGCACCACGATCGTTCCGACGAGCGGCACTAACTGAAGTAAGCACCACCAGCCGCTGCGTCCGGTGTCGTGCAGTCGCCGAACAGCGACGGCGATTGCCGGCAGCAACGTGAACAACGCGAAGAGCTGGACAAGAATTCGGATAGTTAGGTGATTTGCGCCGCCTAACGTACCGAAAAAGGCGGCGAAAACCCCCCAACCAAATCCAAAGATCGCATTGAAGAGAACGAAATACCAGTACTCGCTGCGCCGCGCTCGGCCGGAAAAGACGGCGTATTTTTCGAGTGCGGCGAGCCAGTAATTCACGGCGGTTTCCGCGGCGTCGCTACGAGCTTACGGCGAGCGACGCCGACACGCTAAGCTTAGCGGCGTAAGCCGAGGTCGGAAATCAGCGTGCGATAACGCTCGACATCTTTATTCGAAAGATAGTTCAACAAACGGCGGCGCTGGCCGACCTGTAATAACAGGCCGCGGCGGCTGTGGTGATCTTTCTTATGGATCTTCAGATGCTCTGTGAGATGATTGATCGACGCGGTCAGAACCGCAACTTGCACTTCGGCCGAGCCGGTGTCGTTGGGGCCGCGTCCGTATTTGGTGGCCAGTTCGGCCTTGATCTCTTTGGAAAGTGGCACGGGTCATACTCCTCGGTCAGGATGGTCTCGCTCGGGTACAGGCTCGCGTCCATCCCGGCGACCGGCCTACCATAGCAAAGGACGCCGCCCCGTGCAAGCGCAATCGCACGCTTCACCATGGACAACCGTCCGCTCGTCCCCGTCATCTACGGCTCGGTCCGCACCGAGCGGCAAGGCATTAAATTTGCCCGGTTCGTGTGCAAGCAACTGGCCGATCGGAACATCGACGCCGTGCTGATCGATCCGCTCGAACGGCCCTTTCCGCTCCTGGACCGGATGTTCAAGGAGTTTCCGGCCGGCGAAGCGCCCCCGGTCATGACCGAGCTGGCGTCCCTGTTGCGACGAGCGGACGGATTCGTGGTGGTCTCCGGCGAGTACAACAACGGTATCCCGCCGGCATTAAAAAATATGATGGATCACTTCCTGGAAGAGTATTTTTGGCGGCCGGCCGGCATCGCGTGCTACTCCGGCGGACACTGGGGCGGGATACGCGCGGCCATGCAGTTGCGGATGACCCTTTCGGAAATGGGCATGGCCACGATTCCGTCGCTGCTGCCGGTCGCGCGCGTAGGCGAGTCGTTTTCCGACGACGGCACGCCGACCGACCCGGCCACCGTGGGGTTTTCCAAAGAATTCTTCGACGAGCTGGAGTGGTACATGAACGCGATGGGCA contains the following coding sequences:
- a CDS encoding NADPH-dependent FMN reductase; protein product: MDNRPLVPVIYGSVRTERQGIKFARFVCKQLADRNIDAVLIDPLERPFPLLDRMFKEFPAGEAPPVMTELASLLRRADGFVVVSGEYNNGIPPALKNMMDHFLEEYFWRPAGIACYSGGHWGGIRAAMQLRMTLSEMGMATIPSLLPVARVGESFSDDGTPTDPATVGFSKEFFDELEWYMNAMGTQRRQGVPY
- a CDS encoding DUF805 domain-containing protein translates to MNYWLAALEKYAVFSGRARRSEYWYFVLFNAIFGFGWGVFAAFFGTLGGANHLTIRILVQLFALFTLLPAIAVAVRRLHDTGRSGWWCLLQLVPLVGTIVVLVFLVEDGQPGENRYGPNPKTPFATPFA
- the rpsO gene encoding 30S ribosomal protein S15 is translated as MPLSKEIKAELATKYGRGPNDTGSAEVQVAVLTASINHLTEHLKIHKKDHHSRRGLLLQVGQRRRLLNYLSNKDVERYRTLISDLGLRR